A section of the Centroberyx gerrardi isolate f3 chromosome 8, fCenGer3.hap1.cur.20231027, whole genome shotgun sequence genome encodes:
- the sorbs3 gene encoding vinexin isoform X3 produces MQSQQRVEVVDHPNGSQIVFSGDGVPSDQQQFLTSPELIQEVVISPGLPTPPLSPFRSSRLPSGELKVSEMNGSGPTTLSFGSYYGPSQPHGGLSNGVQARGSSTLPRRSNPTREERLIKFSGIGPVDETGMPIASRSSVNKPRDWYKSMFRQIHKKPEESDLEDSEQWPAERIQPSANIEDGNEADKNLFRLTPYGALPDWSEDVDKLSDPGKQHPQPRSIFDFEPGQSTTSENHSQGHLSLNKQPEKPRSPSIEASLVSELSRFEAELDSEIQGLERSLSQKKQRRGRGEEARAKDPGPAARTGTAHYSSLSASKQPVHRSVGPSSASAPTYVERLSPAYDTMELPPKREEKKMKAARAKFNFQAQSPKELTLQKGDIVYIHRQVDANWFEGEHHGRAGIFPTTYVEILAPTEKPTPIKSPTIQVLDYGEAVALYNFNADLPVELSFRKGEVISVTRRVDDKWLEGRISGTSRSGIFPANYVQVNKMPRTKYSADDFATGPVSPVSPGPQSPGRPLHSPCLRSPASPFTPTSLSPEPEHSPLKPSSPVPYGGTASQSRSPAQTSRETTNLWPHSTPKPASPAAQNSHRGGTYSANQNSVARAVSPSAQSASLHRAGTNTPRYTDPTQGGITNQAAPSNPHVNSFPQVQVPNNSGSAVVQRQPYKAVYNYKPQNTDELELREGDIVQVMEKCDDGWFVDL; encoded by the exons ATGCAGTCTCAG CAACGTGTGGAAGTGGTGGACCATCCAAATGGCTCCCAGATCGTCTTCTCTGGGGACGGCGTTCCTTCAGATCAGCAGCAGTTCCTGACATCTCCAGAGCTGATCCAGGAGGTGGTCATCTCCCCCGGACTCCCAACCCCTCCTCTGAGTCCCTTTCGCTCCTCAAGACTGCCATCTGGAGAGCTCAAG GTCTCAGAGATGAACGGAAGCGGCCCAACCACTCTTAGCTTCGGATCCTATTATGGCCCTTCGCAACCACATG GAGGGCTGTCCAATGGCGTCCAGGCCAGGGGTTCTTCCACTTTGCCGCGCAGGTCGAATCCCACCAGGGAGGAGAGGCTTATCAAGTTCTCAGGGATCGGCCCAGTGGACGAGACTGGGATGCCCATAGCCTCCAGATCG AGTGTGAACAAGCCCAGAGACTGGTACAAGAGCATGTTCAGGCAGATTCACAAGAAGCCAGAAG AATCTGATCTGGAGGATTCAGAGCAGTGGCCAGCTGAAC GGATCCAGCCGTCTGCCAATATAGAAGATGGGAATGAAGCAGACAAGAACCTCTTTAGACTAACACCGTATGGAGCCCTCCCAGACTG GAGTGAGGATGTAGATAAGCTGTCAGACCCAGGAAAGCAGCACCCTCAGCCGAGGAGCATATTTGACTTTGAGCCTGGACAGAGCACCACCTCAGAAAACCACAGCCAG GGTCATCTATCCCTGAACAAACAACCTGAGAAACCCCGTTCCCCCTCAATAGAG GCCAGTCTGGTCTCTGAACTGAGTCGATTTGAGGCTGAGCTGGATTCGGAGATCCAGGGCCTGGAGAGGAGCCTGTCCCAGAAGAAGCAGCGTCGAGGCCGGGGTGAG GAGGCCAGAGCCAAGGATCCAGGCCCTGCTGCAAGGACTGGGACTGCACACTACAG CTCTTTGTCAGCATCAAAGCAGCCTGTCCATCGCTCTGTTGGCCCATCATCAGCCTCTGCTCCCACATATG TAGAACGCCTCTCCCCTGCATATGACACTATGGAGCTCCCACctaagagagaggagaagaag ATGAAAGCAGCGAGAGCCAAGTTCAATTTCCAGGCTCAGTCACCCAA GGAGCTGACTCTGCAGAAAGGGGACATTGTTTACATCCACAGGCAGGTAGACGCCAACTGGTTTGAAGGAGAACATCATGGGAGAGCGGGCATTTTCCCCACAACCTATGTGGAG ATTCTGGCTCCGACAGAGAAGCCGACGCCTATAAAGTCTCCCACTATACAGGTGTTGGACTACGGGGAAGCCGTGGCTCTGTACAACTTTAACGCTGACCTACCTGTGGAACTCTCTTTTCGTAAA GGTGAGGTGATCAGTGTCACCAGGCGTGTTGACGACAAGTGGCTGGAAGGGAGGATCTCAGGGACCAGCCGGAGCGGCATCTTCCCCGCCAACTACGTCCAGGTCAACAAGATGCCCCGCACAAAATACTCTGCGGACGATTTCGCGACGGGCCCCGTGTCTCCCGTCTCCCCTGGACCCCAGAGTCCAGGGCGTCCGCTCCACTCCCCCTGCCTGCGATCACCCGCCTCCCCTTTCACCCCCACTTCCCTCAGCCCCGAACCCGAGCACTCCCCCCTGAAGCCGTCCTCGCCCGTGCCTTACGGCGGCACCGCCTCACAGTCACGTTCCCCCGCCCAGACATCCAGAGAAACGACCAATCTCTGGCCCCACAGCACCCCCAAGCCTGCTTCACCCGCCGCCCAGAACAGCCACCGGGGCGGAACGTATTCAGCTAACCAGAACTCCGTGGCAAGAGCTGTTTCACCGTCCGCTCAGTCAGCATCTTTACACAGAGCAGGAACCAACACCCCCAGATACACTGACCCCACGCAG GGTGGAATAACAAACCAGGCTGCTCCATCTAATCCACATGTCAACTCCTTCCCGCAAGTACAAGTGCCAAACAACTCCGGTTCGGCAGTGGTGCAACGCCAACC GTATAAAGCTGTTTACAACTACAAACCACAGAACACAGACGAGTTGGAGCTGAGAGAAGGAGACATTGTGCAAGTGATGGAGAAGTGTGATGACGGCTGGTTTGTAG ATCTTTGA
- the sorbs3 gene encoding vinexin isoform X6, with protein MQSQQRVEVVDHPNGSQIVFSGDGVPSDQQQFLTSPELIQEVVISPGLPTPPLSPFRSSRLPSGELKVSEMNGSGPTTLSFGSYYGPSQPHGGLSNGVQARGSSTLPRRSNPTREERLIKFSGIGPVDETGMPIASRSSVNKPRDWYKSMFRQIHKKPEESDLEDSEQWPAERIQPSANIEDGNEADKNLFRLTPYGALPDWSEDVDKLSDPGKQHPQPRSIFDFEPGQSTTSENHSQGHLSLNKQPEKPRSPSIEASLVSELSRFEAELDSEIQGLERSLSQKKQRRGRGEEARAKDPGPAARTGTAHYSSLSASKQPVHRSVGPSSASAPTYVERLSPAYDTMELPPKREEKKMKAARAKFNFQAQSPKELTLQKGDIVYIHRQVDANWFEGEHHGRAGIFPTTYVEILAPTEKPTPIKSPTIQVLDYGEAVALYNFNADLPVELSFRKGEVISVTRRVDDKWLEGRISGTSRSGIFPANYVQGGITNQAAPSNPHVNSFPQVQVPNNSGSAVVQRQPYKAVYNYKPQNTDELELREGDIVQVMEKCDDGWFVGTSERTRAFGTFPGNYVAPV; from the exons ATGCAGTCTCAG CAACGTGTGGAAGTGGTGGACCATCCAAATGGCTCCCAGATCGTCTTCTCTGGGGACGGCGTTCCTTCAGATCAGCAGCAGTTCCTGACATCTCCAGAGCTGATCCAGGAGGTGGTCATCTCCCCCGGACTCCCAACCCCTCCTCTGAGTCCCTTTCGCTCCTCAAGACTGCCATCTGGAGAGCTCAAG GTCTCAGAGATGAACGGAAGCGGCCCAACCACTCTTAGCTTCGGATCCTATTATGGCCCTTCGCAACCACATG GAGGGCTGTCCAATGGCGTCCAGGCCAGGGGTTCTTCCACTTTGCCGCGCAGGTCGAATCCCACCAGGGAGGAGAGGCTTATCAAGTTCTCAGGGATCGGCCCAGTGGACGAGACTGGGATGCCCATAGCCTCCAGATCG AGTGTGAACAAGCCCAGAGACTGGTACAAGAGCATGTTCAGGCAGATTCACAAGAAGCCAGAAG AATCTGATCTGGAGGATTCAGAGCAGTGGCCAGCTGAAC GGATCCAGCCGTCTGCCAATATAGAAGATGGGAATGAAGCAGACAAGAACCTCTTTAGACTAACACCGTATGGAGCCCTCCCAGACTG GAGTGAGGATGTAGATAAGCTGTCAGACCCAGGAAAGCAGCACCCTCAGCCGAGGAGCATATTTGACTTTGAGCCTGGACAGAGCACCACCTCAGAAAACCACAGCCAG GGTCATCTATCCCTGAACAAACAACCTGAGAAACCCCGTTCCCCCTCAATAGAG GCCAGTCTGGTCTCTGAACTGAGTCGATTTGAGGCTGAGCTGGATTCGGAGATCCAGGGCCTGGAGAGGAGCCTGTCCCAGAAGAAGCAGCGTCGAGGCCGGGGTGAG GAGGCCAGAGCCAAGGATCCAGGCCCTGCTGCAAGGACTGGGACTGCACACTACAG CTCTTTGTCAGCATCAAAGCAGCCTGTCCATCGCTCTGTTGGCCCATCATCAGCCTCTGCTCCCACATATG TAGAACGCCTCTCCCCTGCATATGACACTATGGAGCTCCCACctaagagagaggagaagaag ATGAAAGCAGCGAGAGCCAAGTTCAATTTCCAGGCTCAGTCACCCAA GGAGCTGACTCTGCAGAAAGGGGACATTGTTTACATCCACAGGCAGGTAGACGCCAACTGGTTTGAAGGAGAACATCATGGGAGAGCGGGCATTTTCCCCACAACCTATGTGGAG ATTCTGGCTCCGACAGAGAAGCCGACGCCTATAAAGTCTCCCACTATACAGGTGTTGGACTACGGGGAAGCCGTGGCTCTGTACAACTTTAACGCTGACCTACCTGTGGAACTCTCTTTTCGTAAA GGTGAGGTGATCAGTGTCACCAGGCGTGTTGACGACAAGTGGCTGGAAGGGAGGATCTCAGGGACCAGCCGGAGCGGCATCTTCCCCGCCAACTACGTCCAG GGTGGAATAACAAACCAGGCTGCTCCATCTAATCCACATGTCAACTCCTTCCCGCAAGTACAAGTGCCAAACAACTCCGGTTCGGCAGTGGTGCAACGCCAACC GTATAAAGCTGTTTACAACTACAAACCACAGAACACAGACGAGTTGGAGCTGAGAGAAGGAGACATTGTGCAAGTGATGGAGAAGTGTGATGACGGCTGGTTTGTAG GTACGTCAGAACGGACTCGTGCTTTTGGGACTTTCCCTGGGAATTATGTGGCACCGGTTTAA
- the sorbs3 gene encoding vinexin isoform X1: MQSQQRVEVVDHPNGSQIVFSGDGVPSDQQQFLTSPELIQEVVISPGLPTPPLSPFRSSRLPSGELKVSEMNGSGPTTLSFGSYYGPSQPHGGLSNGVQARGSSTLPRRSNPTREERLIKFSGIGPVDETGMPIASRSSVNKPRDWYKSMFRQIHKKPEESDLEDSEQWPAERIQPSANIEDGNEADKNLFRLTPYGALPDWSEDVDKLSDPGKQHPQPRSIFDFEPGQSTTSENHSQGHLSLNKQPEKPRSPSIEASLVSELSRFEAELDSEIQGLERSLSQKKQRRGRGEEARAKDPGPAARTGTAHYSSLSASKQPVHRSVGPSSASAPTYVERLSPAYDTMELPPKREEKKMKAARAKFNFQAQSPKELTLQKGDIVYIHRQVDANWFEGEHHGRAGIFPTTYVEILAPTEKPTPIKSPTIQVLDYGEAVALYNFNADLPVELSFRKGEVISVTRRVDDKWLEGRISGTSRSGIFPANYVQVNKMPRTKYSADDFATGPVSPVSPGPQSPGRPLHSPCLRSPASPFTPTSLSPEPEHSPLKPSSPVPYGGTASQSRSPAQTSRETTNLWPHSTPKPASPAAQNSHRGGTYSANQNSVARAVSPSAQSASLHRAGTNTPRYTDPTQGGITNQAAPSNPHVNSFPQVQVPNNSGSAVVQRQPYKAVYNYKPQNTDELELREGDIVQVMEKCDDGWFVGTSERTRAFGTFPGNYVAPV, encoded by the exons ATGCAGTCTCAG CAACGTGTGGAAGTGGTGGACCATCCAAATGGCTCCCAGATCGTCTTCTCTGGGGACGGCGTTCCTTCAGATCAGCAGCAGTTCCTGACATCTCCAGAGCTGATCCAGGAGGTGGTCATCTCCCCCGGACTCCCAACCCCTCCTCTGAGTCCCTTTCGCTCCTCAAGACTGCCATCTGGAGAGCTCAAG GTCTCAGAGATGAACGGAAGCGGCCCAACCACTCTTAGCTTCGGATCCTATTATGGCCCTTCGCAACCACATG GAGGGCTGTCCAATGGCGTCCAGGCCAGGGGTTCTTCCACTTTGCCGCGCAGGTCGAATCCCACCAGGGAGGAGAGGCTTATCAAGTTCTCAGGGATCGGCCCAGTGGACGAGACTGGGATGCCCATAGCCTCCAGATCG AGTGTGAACAAGCCCAGAGACTGGTACAAGAGCATGTTCAGGCAGATTCACAAGAAGCCAGAAG AATCTGATCTGGAGGATTCAGAGCAGTGGCCAGCTGAAC GGATCCAGCCGTCTGCCAATATAGAAGATGGGAATGAAGCAGACAAGAACCTCTTTAGACTAACACCGTATGGAGCCCTCCCAGACTG GAGTGAGGATGTAGATAAGCTGTCAGACCCAGGAAAGCAGCACCCTCAGCCGAGGAGCATATTTGACTTTGAGCCTGGACAGAGCACCACCTCAGAAAACCACAGCCAG GGTCATCTATCCCTGAACAAACAACCTGAGAAACCCCGTTCCCCCTCAATAGAG GCCAGTCTGGTCTCTGAACTGAGTCGATTTGAGGCTGAGCTGGATTCGGAGATCCAGGGCCTGGAGAGGAGCCTGTCCCAGAAGAAGCAGCGTCGAGGCCGGGGTGAG GAGGCCAGAGCCAAGGATCCAGGCCCTGCTGCAAGGACTGGGACTGCACACTACAG CTCTTTGTCAGCATCAAAGCAGCCTGTCCATCGCTCTGTTGGCCCATCATCAGCCTCTGCTCCCACATATG TAGAACGCCTCTCCCCTGCATATGACACTATGGAGCTCCCACctaagagagaggagaagaag ATGAAAGCAGCGAGAGCCAAGTTCAATTTCCAGGCTCAGTCACCCAA GGAGCTGACTCTGCAGAAAGGGGACATTGTTTACATCCACAGGCAGGTAGACGCCAACTGGTTTGAAGGAGAACATCATGGGAGAGCGGGCATTTTCCCCACAACCTATGTGGAG ATTCTGGCTCCGACAGAGAAGCCGACGCCTATAAAGTCTCCCACTATACAGGTGTTGGACTACGGGGAAGCCGTGGCTCTGTACAACTTTAACGCTGACCTACCTGTGGAACTCTCTTTTCGTAAA GGTGAGGTGATCAGTGTCACCAGGCGTGTTGACGACAAGTGGCTGGAAGGGAGGATCTCAGGGACCAGCCGGAGCGGCATCTTCCCCGCCAACTACGTCCAGGTCAACAAGATGCCCCGCACAAAATACTCTGCGGACGATTTCGCGACGGGCCCCGTGTCTCCCGTCTCCCCTGGACCCCAGAGTCCAGGGCGTCCGCTCCACTCCCCCTGCCTGCGATCACCCGCCTCCCCTTTCACCCCCACTTCCCTCAGCCCCGAACCCGAGCACTCCCCCCTGAAGCCGTCCTCGCCCGTGCCTTACGGCGGCACCGCCTCACAGTCACGTTCCCCCGCCCAGACATCCAGAGAAACGACCAATCTCTGGCCCCACAGCACCCCCAAGCCTGCTTCACCCGCCGCCCAGAACAGCCACCGGGGCGGAACGTATTCAGCTAACCAGAACTCCGTGGCAAGAGCTGTTTCACCGTCCGCTCAGTCAGCATCTTTACACAGAGCAGGAACCAACACCCCCAGATACACTGACCCCACGCAG GGTGGAATAACAAACCAGGCTGCTCCATCTAATCCACATGTCAACTCCTTCCCGCAAGTACAAGTGCCAAACAACTCCGGTTCGGCAGTGGTGCAACGCCAACC GTATAAAGCTGTTTACAACTACAAACCACAGAACACAGACGAGTTGGAGCTGAGAGAAGGAGACATTGTGCAAGTGATGGAGAAGTGTGATGACGGCTGGTTTGTAG GTACGTCAGAACGGACTCGTGCTTTTGGGACTTTCCCTGGGAATTATGTGGCACCGGTTTAA
- the sorbs3 gene encoding vinexin isoform X2, with product MQSQQRVEVVDHPNGSQIVFSGDGVPSDQQQFLTSPELIQEVVISPGLPTPPLSPFRSSRLPSGELKVSEMNGSGPTTLSFGSYYGPSQPHGGLSNGVQARGSSTLPRRSNPTREERLIKFSGIGPVDETGMPIASRSSVNKPRDWYKSMFRQIHKKPEESDLEDSEQWPAERIQPSANIEDGNEADKNLFRLTPYGALPDWSEDVDKLSDPGKQHPQPRSIFDFEPGQSTTSENHSQGHLSLNKQPEKPRSPSIEASLVSELSRFEAELDSEIQGLERSLSQKKQRRGRGEEARAKDPGPAARTGTAHYSSLSASKQPVHRSVGPSSASAPTYERLSPAYDTMELPPKREEKKMKAARAKFNFQAQSPKELTLQKGDIVYIHRQVDANWFEGEHHGRAGIFPTTYVEILAPTEKPTPIKSPTIQVLDYGEAVALYNFNADLPVELSFRKGEVISVTRRVDDKWLEGRISGTSRSGIFPANYVQVNKMPRTKYSADDFATGPVSPVSPGPQSPGRPLHSPCLRSPASPFTPTSLSPEPEHSPLKPSSPVPYGGTASQSRSPAQTSRETTNLWPHSTPKPASPAAQNSHRGGTYSANQNSVARAVSPSAQSASLHRAGTNTPRYTDPTQGGITNQAAPSNPHVNSFPQVQVPNNSGSAVVQRQPYKAVYNYKPQNTDELELREGDIVQVMEKCDDGWFVGTSERTRAFGTFPGNYVAPV from the exons ATGCAGTCTCAG CAACGTGTGGAAGTGGTGGACCATCCAAATGGCTCCCAGATCGTCTTCTCTGGGGACGGCGTTCCTTCAGATCAGCAGCAGTTCCTGACATCTCCAGAGCTGATCCAGGAGGTGGTCATCTCCCCCGGACTCCCAACCCCTCCTCTGAGTCCCTTTCGCTCCTCAAGACTGCCATCTGGAGAGCTCAAG GTCTCAGAGATGAACGGAAGCGGCCCAACCACTCTTAGCTTCGGATCCTATTATGGCCCTTCGCAACCACATG GAGGGCTGTCCAATGGCGTCCAGGCCAGGGGTTCTTCCACTTTGCCGCGCAGGTCGAATCCCACCAGGGAGGAGAGGCTTATCAAGTTCTCAGGGATCGGCCCAGTGGACGAGACTGGGATGCCCATAGCCTCCAGATCG AGTGTGAACAAGCCCAGAGACTGGTACAAGAGCATGTTCAGGCAGATTCACAAGAAGCCAGAAG AATCTGATCTGGAGGATTCAGAGCAGTGGCCAGCTGAAC GGATCCAGCCGTCTGCCAATATAGAAGATGGGAATGAAGCAGACAAGAACCTCTTTAGACTAACACCGTATGGAGCCCTCCCAGACTG GAGTGAGGATGTAGATAAGCTGTCAGACCCAGGAAAGCAGCACCCTCAGCCGAGGAGCATATTTGACTTTGAGCCTGGACAGAGCACCACCTCAGAAAACCACAGCCAG GGTCATCTATCCCTGAACAAACAACCTGAGAAACCCCGTTCCCCCTCAATAGAG GCCAGTCTGGTCTCTGAACTGAGTCGATTTGAGGCTGAGCTGGATTCGGAGATCCAGGGCCTGGAGAGGAGCCTGTCCCAGAAGAAGCAGCGTCGAGGCCGGGGTGAG GAGGCCAGAGCCAAGGATCCAGGCCCTGCTGCAAGGACTGGGACTGCACACTACAG CTCTTTGTCAGCATCAAAGCAGCCTGTCCATCGCTCTGTTGGCCCATCATCAGCCTCTGCTCCCACATATG AACGCCTCTCCCCTGCATATGACACTATGGAGCTCCCACctaagagagaggagaagaag ATGAAAGCAGCGAGAGCCAAGTTCAATTTCCAGGCTCAGTCACCCAA GGAGCTGACTCTGCAGAAAGGGGACATTGTTTACATCCACAGGCAGGTAGACGCCAACTGGTTTGAAGGAGAACATCATGGGAGAGCGGGCATTTTCCCCACAACCTATGTGGAG ATTCTGGCTCCGACAGAGAAGCCGACGCCTATAAAGTCTCCCACTATACAGGTGTTGGACTACGGGGAAGCCGTGGCTCTGTACAACTTTAACGCTGACCTACCTGTGGAACTCTCTTTTCGTAAA GGTGAGGTGATCAGTGTCACCAGGCGTGTTGACGACAAGTGGCTGGAAGGGAGGATCTCAGGGACCAGCCGGAGCGGCATCTTCCCCGCCAACTACGTCCAGGTCAACAAGATGCCCCGCACAAAATACTCTGCGGACGATTTCGCGACGGGCCCCGTGTCTCCCGTCTCCCCTGGACCCCAGAGTCCAGGGCGTCCGCTCCACTCCCCCTGCCTGCGATCACCCGCCTCCCCTTTCACCCCCACTTCCCTCAGCCCCGAACCCGAGCACTCCCCCCTGAAGCCGTCCTCGCCCGTGCCTTACGGCGGCACCGCCTCACAGTCACGTTCCCCCGCCCAGACATCCAGAGAAACGACCAATCTCTGGCCCCACAGCACCCCCAAGCCTGCTTCACCCGCCGCCCAGAACAGCCACCGGGGCGGAACGTATTCAGCTAACCAGAACTCCGTGGCAAGAGCTGTTTCACCGTCCGCTCAGTCAGCATCTTTACACAGAGCAGGAACCAACACCCCCAGATACACTGACCCCACGCAG GGTGGAATAACAAACCAGGCTGCTCCATCTAATCCACATGTCAACTCCTTCCCGCAAGTACAAGTGCCAAACAACTCCGGTTCGGCAGTGGTGCAACGCCAACC GTATAAAGCTGTTTACAACTACAAACCACAGAACACAGACGAGTTGGAGCTGAGAGAAGGAGACATTGTGCAAGTGATGGAGAAGTGTGATGACGGCTGGTTTGTAG GTACGTCAGAACGGACTCGTGCTTTTGGGACTTTCCCTGGGAATTATGTGGCACCGGTTTAA
- the sorbs3 gene encoding vinexin isoform X5: MNGSGPTTLSFGSYYGPSQPHGGLSNGVQARGSSTLPRRSNPTREERLIKFSGIGPVDETGMPIASRSSVNKPRDWYKSMFRQIHKKPEESDLEDSEQWPAERIQPSANIEDGNEADKNLFRLTPYGALPDWSEDVDKLSDPGKQHPQPRSIFDFEPGQSTTSENHSQGHLSLNKQPEKPRSPSIEASLVSELSRFEAELDSEIQGLERSLSQKKQRRGRGEEARAKDPGPAARTGTAHYSSLSASKQPVHRSVGPSSASAPTYVERLSPAYDTMELPPKREEKKMKAARAKFNFQAQSPKELTLQKGDIVYIHRQVDANWFEGEHHGRAGIFPTTYVEILAPTEKPTPIKSPTIQVLDYGEAVALYNFNADLPVELSFRKGEVISVTRRVDDKWLEGRISGTSRSGIFPANYVQVNKMPRTKYSADDFATGPVSPVSPGPQSPGRPLHSPCLRSPASPFTPTSLSPEPEHSPLKPSSPVPYGGTASQSRSPAQTSRETTNLWPHSTPKPASPAAQNSHRGGTYSANQNSVARAVSPSAQSASLHRAGTNTPRYTDPTQGGITNQAAPSNPHVNSFPQVQVPNNSGSAVVQRQPYKAVYNYKPQNTDELELREGDIVQVMEKCDDGWFVGTSERTRAFGTFPGNYVAPV; this comes from the exons ATGAACGGAAGCGGCCCAACCACTCTTAGCTTCGGATCCTATTATGGCCCTTCGCAACCACATG GAGGGCTGTCCAATGGCGTCCAGGCCAGGGGTTCTTCCACTTTGCCGCGCAGGTCGAATCCCACCAGGGAGGAGAGGCTTATCAAGTTCTCAGGGATCGGCCCAGTGGACGAGACTGGGATGCCCATAGCCTCCAGATCG AGTGTGAACAAGCCCAGAGACTGGTACAAGAGCATGTTCAGGCAGATTCACAAGAAGCCAGAAG AATCTGATCTGGAGGATTCAGAGCAGTGGCCAGCTGAAC GGATCCAGCCGTCTGCCAATATAGAAGATGGGAATGAAGCAGACAAGAACCTCTTTAGACTAACACCGTATGGAGCCCTCCCAGACTG GAGTGAGGATGTAGATAAGCTGTCAGACCCAGGAAAGCAGCACCCTCAGCCGAGGAGCATATTTGACTTTGAGCCTGGACAGAGCACCACCTCAGAAAACCACAGCCAG GGTCATCTATCCCTGAACAAACAACCTGAGAAACCCCGTTCCCCCTCAATAGAG GCCAGTCTGGTCTCTGAACTGAGTCGATTTGAGGCTGAGCTGGATTCGGAGATCCAGGGCCTGGAGAGGAGCCTGTCCCAGAAGAAGCAGCGTCGAGGCCGGGGTGAG GAGGCCAGAGCCAAGGATCCAGGCCCTGCTGCAAGGACTGGGACTGCACACTACAG CTCTTTGTCAGCATCAAAGCAGCCTGTCCATCGCTCTGTTGGCCCATCATCAGCCTCTGCTCCCACATATG TAGAACGCCTCTCCCCTGCATATGACACTATGGAGCTCCCACctaagagagaggagaagaag ATGAAAGCAGCGAGAGCCAAGTTCAATTTCCAGGCTCAGTCACCCAA GGAGCTGACTCTGCAGAAAGGGGACATTGTTTACATCCACAGGCAGGTAGACGCCAACTGGTTTGAAGGAGAACATCATGGGAGAGCGGGCATTTTCCCCACAACCTATGTGGAG ATTCTGGCTCCGACAGAGAAGCCGACGCCTATAAAGTCTCCCACTATACAGGTGTTGGACTACGGGGAAGCCGTGGCTCTGTACAACTTTAACGCTGACCTACCTGTGGAACTCTCTTTTCGTAAA GGTGAGGTGATCAGTGTCACCAGGCGTGTTGACGACAAGTGGCTGGAAGGGAGGATCTCAGGGACCAGCCGGAGCGGCATCTTCCCCGCCAACTACGTCCAGGTCAACAAGATGCCCCGCACAAAATACTCTGCGGACGATTTCGCGACGGGCCCCGTGTCTCCCGTCTCCCCTGGACCCCAGAGTCCAGGGCGTCCGCTCCACTCCCCCTGCCTGCGATCACCCGCCTCCCCTTTCACCCCCACTTCCCTCAGCCCCGAACCCGAGCACTCCCCCCTGAAGCCGTCCTCGCCCGTGCCTTACGGCGGCACCGCCTCACAGTCACGTTCCCCCGCCCAGACATCCAGAGAAACGACCAATCTCTGGCCCCACAGCACCCCCAAGCCTGCTTCACCCGCCGCCCAGAACAGCCACCGGGGCGGAACGTATTCAGCTAACCAGAACTCCGTGGCAAGAGCTGTTTCACCGTCCGCTCAGTCAGCATCTTTACACAGAGCAGGAACCAACACCCCCAGATACACTGACCCCACGCAG GGTGGAATAACAAACCAGGCTGCTCCATCTAATCCACATGTCAACTCCTTCCCGCAAGTACAAGTGCCAAACAACTCCGGTTCGGCAGTGGTGCAACGCCAACC GTATAAAGCTGTTTACAACTACAAACCACAGAACACAGACGAGTTGGAGCTGAGAGAAGGAGACATTGTGCAAGTGATGGAGAAGTGTGATGACGGCTGGTTTGTAG GTACGTCAGAACGGACTCGTGCTTTTGGGACTTTCCCTGGGAATTATGTGGCACCGGTTTAA